In Salvelinus namaycush isolate Seneca chromosome 15, SaNama_1.0, whole genome shotgun sequence, a genomic segment contains:
- the erg28 gene encoding ergosterol biosynthetic protein 28 homolog isoform X2 yields the protein MSRFLNVLRSWLVMVSVIAMGNTVQSFRDHSFLSEKLYTGTPEFVNGLQARTFGIWTLLSSIIRCACAIDIQNKMLYHITLWTFVLALGHFLSEAFIYKTAPLTIGVMAPLIVASSSIVGMLIGFQCVPEHQEEVTRSCAT from the exons ATGAGTCGTTTTCTGAATGTTCTGCGGAGTTGGTTGGTCATGGTGTCTGTCATTGCCATGGGAAACACCGTCCAGAGTTTCAGAGATCACAGCTTCCTCTCTGAGAAACTCTACACGGGGACACCAGAGTTTG TAAATGGCCTCCAAGCAAGAACATTTGGAATCTGGACATTGTTGTCGTCAATTATCCGCTGCGCGTGCGCCATAGACATTCAGAACAAAAT GCTCTATCACATCACCCTGTGGACATTTGTACTGGCTCTGGGACACTTCCTGTCTGAAGCCTTCATCTACAAAACGGCACCTCTGACCATTGGCGTTATGGCACCTCTCATTGTGGCGA GTTCCTCTATCGTGGGAATGCTGATTGGGTTCCAGTGTGTTCCAGAGCATCAGGAAGAG GTGACTCGTTCCTGTGCTACGTGA
- the erg28 gene encoding ergosterol biosynthetic protein 28 homolog isoform X1 has protein sequence MSRFLNVLRSWLVMVSVIAMGNTVQSFRDHSFLSEKLYTGTPEFVNGLQARTFGIWTLLSSIIRCACAIDIQNKMLYHITLWTFVLALGHFLSEAFIYKTAPLTIGVMAPLIVASSSIVGMLIGFQCVPEHQEEVGARQKKRN, from the exons ATGAGTCGTTTTCTGAATGTTCTGCGGAGTTGGTTGGTCATGGTGTCTGTCATTGCCATGGGAAACACCGTCCAGAGTTTCAGAGATCACAGCTTCCTCTCTGAGAAACTCTACACGGGGACACCAGAGTTTG TAAATGGCCTCCAAGCAAGAACATTTGGAATCTGGACATTGTTGTCGTCAATTATCCGCTGCGCGTGCGCCATAGACATTCAGAACAAAAT GCTCTATCACATCACCCTGTGGACATTTGTACTGGCTCTGGGACACTTCCTGTCTGAAGCCTTCATCTACAAAACGGCACCTCTGACCATTGGCGTTATGGCACCTCTCATTGTGGCGA GTTCCTCTATCGTGGGAATGCTGATTGGGTTCCAGTGTGTTCCAGAGCATCAGGAAGAGGTGGGTGCACGGCAGAAGAAGCGGAACTGA